GATTGTGATTCTCTTTAGTTTCATTTAGAGACACTTTTGTGTTGTATGCTTACTTTGATTCCATAGAGCTTAAGTTCAATGTAGTTTTGGGATTTTGAGCAATTTCTATTGGTTTCCTGTAGGTCAAGGAGGTTGAAGCCAGTTATTGTTGATCCAGGGCTCTATCTTGTGGAGAAAACTGATATGTTTTTCGCTTCACAGAAACGGGAGTTGCCTAAGGCTTTCAAGTTATTCTCAGGTACTTTCATCTTTTACCAAGCTGTTTTACATGTCGTCTATTCTCTAATTTCTGTTTTTTGCACTTCTCTGTGGagctatcatctttttttttcttagcatATTGTGTTTGTTATGCAATCAATATGACCAACATGATGTTCTGGATACTTTTTCCCTAATCATGCTGTTATGTAGGAAGTAATTCGTTTTCATAATTCTGCATAGGTACGTGATAGAAGATGCTAAAAATAGTTGATATGTGTAGGTGAAACCTCTCTATTGCTATAAACTTGTTTGGAAGAAAATAGGCTACAGAACGTGTTGCTTATCACTAGTCTTGTTAGCTGCTCAAGCAGGTAGTGAATAAAGGGAAGCCAAAGTCTAGGAATCACTTGGAACGGTTCTCCTTGCGACAAGTTTGTTGATTGTTAGCCACAGTTCCCCCTCCAAATGTGATCAGTGGAACTTGTGGATGCGAATCAAATTTTGGATGACATGTAAAACGTTGTTGCTTAGGGAACTTCTTTAGTATGTTCTCGGGAACTTATAACTAGTGAAATGAACTAACATAGGTTAAAAGAAGGGTCTGAGATAATGTCATATGTCTTTGAGGATAATACTAAATgcaattttatctctttttggCAGGTCCATCTTTCTCCATCTTAAGCCGTAATTTTATAGAGCATTGTGTCTTGGGCACTGACAACTTCCCTCGGACTCTACTCATGTACTTGTCTAACACACCTGATTCCCTCTCCAACTACTTCCCAACTATTCTCTGCAACTCAAATCTCTTCAAGAAgaccatcatcaacaacaacttaCTTTATGTAGCTTCTAACGAGACTGTTAAAGAAAGATACCACCGGCTTGATCATAAAGAGTTCACAGAAATGGTTGAAACCGGAGCAGCCTTTGCAAGTGGATTCAGGTCCGATGACCCTGTCCTTGATCGCATCGATCATGAACTTCTGGGACGCAAACACGGTGAAGTTGTGCCTGGTGGTTGGTGTTTAGGAGATTCTGGTAAAAACAGCAGCTCATGTTCCGTCTGGGGTGACTCGGGCATTCTAAGGCCTGGTTCTGGTTCCGATAGGCTTGAGAGACGAATTGTTAAGTTATTGTCAAACGATTGGTTCAGATCGCACCAATGCATATCCGAATAAATCCTCAACGCACATTCGAGAGAGTATACATAGTTGTTTTAGACGCGAAGAAGATAACGGGGTAGTGTACTGTGTACGCTTGTGTATCTGTAAAGAGTTCGAGTGTTCGACTTCCACATTGTAATATGTGAGTTTGAGATAGGTGATTCATTGTTGTAACATCTCGAAGCATTTTTTATTCTACCTTCGTTTGTATTGTCAGAAATGTAACGACTGACTGGTTTCATTGGATTTATTTGGTTGAGTCTTCTTAACCGGTATAAATTTTGGCAATCATCTTGTAATATTTCAAAGTTGTATAGAAGAAATGTTGGAACATATTTTGTAGGTATGGACCGATGATCCGAGAAACAAACGTTACTCTTCTCTAGTGTTAAGCTCAAGGACGACTCAAGTATTACAGAGATTATAATAGGATAATTTCGGGTGGGGATTTCTTCTGCAGTAATAAATAAAAGTCTCAAATATGCAAgcataatttattttccaaaatgaCGTAGTTAACCTTTATGTTTGAAGAAATAAAGCACACAAAAGCGAGGGGCATAATGGTTATTTCAACAAGGGACAGTCCCCAATTTCTTCTTCACTCCTCCGAGTCCGACTGGGAAAGAAAACCATTGAAAAAGTGAGCCAAGGGTTTTGATTTTCCAGTTCCGGCGACGTTTACTCATCTCTCCTCCGACACCGCCGCTTTTCTCCACCGTGTAAGATTCAGCAATCTAAGGTACTTATTATGCTTTTAAGCGTTGAAATTCCAGAGAATATATGatttagtttcttctcttcaaaagcTTTTAGCGTTTTcggttttgcattttttttgttcttagttTACAAAGCTCTCTTTTTTTGCTTGTAGATAGTGTTAATCTCTTGATTTTTTCTTCACTATAGCTGTTGATTTCTCTAGATGCATTAACGTATGTGTCTGTGCTGTGCACGACAGGGTTTGGTTTACTAATCTGCTTGATTCTTTCTTGTGAGTATGGCTTGTGAGTTGTAACACTATGAAAACGATTCTTGTATgttaaagtttgaaactttctccttttttttttgttagttccCCTTTTACTCTCATCTCATATAGCTCTTTTGGTATGTAAATGTTCTATGATTCTTTTGTGattaatctgattttgtttgttcttaatGAATGTTTGTTGTTACATGGCTTGTATAGGGGTTGTGACACTATGAAAACGATTGTTGCATGTGATAGGTtcaaacttttctctttttattttcttcttccccttagCTTTCATATAACTCTAATGATTAAGCTCTTTTGGTATGTATTTATCTATGATTCTTCTGTGATTaatctaattttgtttgttctacATGATTGTTTGTTATGAATATGGCTTGTACGAGTTGTGAGTTATGATACTGTGAAAACGATTGTTGTATGTAAAAGGCTTAAACTTTTCTCTTCATTCTTCCTCTTTTACTCTCATATACCTCTGAATTCACTCGCTTTTTTTCTGTATGTAATTGTCAATCATTGTTCTGCGATAAATCTGACCTTGTTTGTTCTGTGGTTTAGTGGTTCTGTACTTCTCTTCTGTTTGGGCGATGTTCATCACTTACCATTTGTATTTGGGGTTATTCATGATTGTTCTGTGGTTGTTTACTTGTGTCTTGATTAGCTTCACTTATGATACTTAATTCTTCTGTAGTcttgttttttgtgtttgctCTTCTGCTTAGAATGGGATTATGCTATGAAAAGCATTTATGATTTTGAGTTTCTACATTGTTTCTTGTATAGCAGATGATTTcgtagtttttctttttctttctactcATAACACaatgatgtttttaatttatgcaGAGTAATCATTTCTTCAAAGCGTTGGTACAGTGTGTGTTGAGATATATACCAGAGATGGACATTGATGATGAGATCGAGGCTGCTGGGGAGATCAATCTTTCTGAGCTAGGAGAAAGTTTTCTCCAGAGTTTCTGCAAAAAAGCTGCAACATCCTTCTTTGAAAACTATGGACTTATAAGTCATCAGCTCAACTCCTACGACTTCTTCATCAAACACGGGCTTCAGAATGTGTTTGATTCCTTTGGTGAGATGCTCGTTGAACCGTCTTTTGATATTTCAAAGAAGAAGGCCGATGATTGGAGATACGCTACTGTTAGATTCGGACTAGTCACCGTCGAGATGCCCACATTCTTTTCTGATGAAAAGGAGCTTCAGTTTCTCCCATGGCATGCCAGGCTTCAGAACATGACTTACTCAGCAAGGATCAAAGTAAATGTCCAAGTTGAGGTCCCACCACAATCTTCTTTGTCTGGAAATGAAGTAATCTTTTCTGGATTTGATGGAATGATGAAGTAATCGTACTGTCAAGattttgatgatgtttctgttttgctctccatatatctttttcttcttatcacgGCTTTGTTTATTGTCTAACTGTCTCTTCACTTTATAAATGGAATTGACTAGGTgttcacaaaaagtgttgttaaaAGTGACAAATTCAAGACCGGACAAGACGATTATGTCGAGAAGAAGATACTAGATGTCAAAAAGCAGGACATTCTAATTGGTAGAATACCTGTCATGGTGAAGTCTGTCCTTTGCAATACAAGCGTGCAAGGAAAGGAAAACTGCAATAAGGGGGATTGTGCCTTTGATCAGGGTGGATACTTTGTGATAAAGGGGGCTGAGAAGGTGAGTTACATCAGATTTCTATTTTAGTGGAAATTACagtagttagttttttttttcttctcctaatATATACTGGAAAAGATATATTCAGGATGTTATACAACTTCGTAATGTGATTATATTGTGCGTTGCAGGTGTTTATAGCTCAGGAACAGATGTGCACAAAGAGACTGTGGATTTCTAATTCACCATGGACAGTCTCCTTCAGGTCCGAAACTAAAAGAAATCGGTTCATTGTGCGTCTCGCAGAGAATCTGAAATCAGAAGACTATAAGAGAAGGGAGAAAGTACTGACAGTGTACTTCTTGTCGACTGAGATTCCAGTCTGGCTTATGTTCTTTGCGCTGGGTGTTTCGTCAGACAAAGAAGCCATGGATTTAATTGCTTTCGATGGTGATGATGCAAACATTACCAACAGTCTCATAGCTTCTATCCATGAAGCTGATGCAATTTGTGAAGCTTTTCGCTGTGGGAACAATGCTCTAGCATATGTTGAACAGCAGATTAAAAGCACCAAGTTCCCTCCTCTTGAAAGTGTGGATGACTGCCTCCGCCTGTATTTGTTTCCAGGCCTCcaaggtttgaagaagaaagcCCGTTTCCTGGGCTATATGGTAAAGTGCCTTCTCAGCGCATATGCGGGGAAAAGAAACTGTGAAAACAGGGATAGTTTCCGGAACAAGCGAATTGAGCTCGCTGGAGAACTGTTGGAGCGGGAGATAAGGGTGCATCTGGCACATGCTAGAAGAACCATGACCAAGAACATGCAGAAACACCTCGCAGGCGATGGTGATTTGAAGCCTATTGAGCATTATTTGGATGCTTCCATTATCACAAATGGGCTTACTAGAGCCTTCTCCACTGGAGCATGGTCTCATCCTTTCAGGAAGATGGAAAGGGTTTCAGGTGTTGTAGCTAATCTGGGTCGTGCAAATCCATTGCAGACTCTGATTGATCTGAGGAGAACGCGACAGCAAGTCCTATATACCGGCAAGGTTGGAGATGCTAGATATCCGTAAGTGAAAATTTCCACCTCCCCTCCTTTTTATATCCCACGAATTTTAACTAAGCTGTATGGTCTTCAATTACTCAAATTTACATGTTCGTTAGACTATTTTAATGATGTTCTTATTCAATTTCGTATATGATGGTGAATTGGTGATACTGTTTCTGCAGATTCCCTTCTATGATCTGTGTATATTAGTGTTTTTGTATAGATGAAACTGATATTAAGAGATTCTGATTCtgtctttcttgtttctttgtccCTTAGTCAATCTATCCATTTTGGTTGCTTTTTAATGTGAGCGGTTACACAATTGGTTCGTATTGGGAAACTGAACTATGGCTGCATTGTTTGTAATGTTGCCTACAGGCATCCGTCTCACTGGGGCAGAGTATGCTTTTTATCAACTCCAGATGGTGAAAATTGTGGTCTTGTGAAGAACATGTCTCTTCTTGGACTTGTTAGCACTCAAACTTTGGAGCCTGTGGTGGAAAAGCTCTTTGATTGTGGAATGGAAGAGCTGATGGATGATACCAGCACACCATTGTGTGGCAAACATAAAGTTCTTTTCAATGGAGACTGGATTGGATTATGTTCAGATTCTGAATACTTTGTCGCGGAGTTAAAGAGCAGGCGGCGCCGAAGTGAATTACCTCGTGAGGTATCTTCTGTTTCATCAAATGTCTAGCGTTATTTCGATATGTCTTGTGCTGCTTTGGATTTTTCTGCTTTCAGAAATGTGTCTATTATGTCgtatatcatttatatatatatttNNNNNNNNNNNNNNNNNNNNNNNNNNNNNNNNNNNNNNNNNNNNNNNNNNNNNNNNNNNNNNNNNNNNNNNNNNNNNNNNNNNNNNNNNNNNNNNNNNNNNNNNNNNNNNNNNNNNNNNNNNNNNNNNNNNNNNNNNNNNNNNNNNNNNNNNNNNNNNNNNNNNNNNNNNNNNNNNNNNNNNNNNNNNNNNNNNNNNNNNNNNNNNNNNNNNNNNNNNNNNNNNNNNNNNNNNNNNNNNNNNNNNNNNNNNNNNNNNNNNNNNNNNNNNNNNNNNNNNNNNNNNNNNNNNNNNNNNNNNNNNNNNNNNNNNNNNNNNNNNNNNNNNNNNNNNNNNNNNNNNNNNNNNNNNNNNNNNNNNNNNNNNNNNNNNNNNNNNNNNNNNNNNNNNNNNNNNNNNNNNNNNNNNNNNNNNNNNNNNNNNNNNNNNNNNNNNNNNNNNNNNNNNNNNNNNNNNNNNNNNNNNNNNNNNNNNNNNNNNNNNNNNNNNNNNNNNNNNNNNNNNNNNNNNNNNNNNNNNNNNNNNNNNNNNNNNNNNNNNNNNNNNNNNNNNNNNNNNNNNNNNNNNNNNNNNNNNNNNNNNNNNNNNNNNNNNNNNNNNNNNNNNNNNNNNNNNNNNNNNNNNNNNNNNNNNNNNNNNNNNNNNNNNNNNNNNNNNNNNNNNNNNNNNNNNNNNNNNNNNNNNNNNNNNNNNNNNNNNNNNNNNNNNNNNNNNNNNNNNNNNNNNNNNNNNNNNNNNNNNNNNNNNNNNNNNNNNNNNNNNNNNNNNNNNNNNNNNNNNNNNNNNNNNNNNNNNNNNNNNNNNNNNNNNNNNNNNNNNNNNNNNNNNNNNNNNNNNNNNNNNNNNNNNNNNNNNNNNNNNNNNNNNNNNNNNNNNNNNNNNNNNNNNNNNNNNNNNNNNNNNNNNNNNNNNNNNNNNNNNNNNNNNNNNNNNNNNNNNNNNNNNNNNNNNNNNNNNNNNNNNNNNNNNNNNNNNNNNNNNNNNNNNNNNNNNNNNNNNNNNNNNNNNNNNNNNNNNNNNNNNNNNNNNNNNNNNNNNNNNNNNNNNNNNNNNNNNNNNNNNNNNNNNNNNNNNNNNNNNNNNNNNNNNNNNNNNNNNNNNNNNNNNNNNNNNNNNNNNNNNNNNNNNNNNNNNNNNNNNNNNNNNNNNNNNNNNNNNNNNNNNNNNNNNNNNNNNNNNNNNNNNNNNNNNNNNNNNNNNNNNNNNNNNNNNNNNNNNNNNNNNNNNNNNNNNNNNNNNNNNNNNNNNNNNNNNNNNNNNNNNNNNNNNNNNNNNNNNNNNNNNNNNNNNNNNNNNNNNNNNNNNNNNNNNNNNNNNNNNNNNNNNNNNNNNNNNNNNNNNNNNNNNNNNNNNNNNNNNNNNNNNNtatatatatatttatgtatcaCAACTTTCTCATGCAGATGGAAATTAAACGAGATAAAGATGACAATGAGGTGAGAATTTTCACTGACGCTGGTAGACTACTCCGACCTCTCTTGGTTGTGGAAAATCTTCACAAGTTGAAGCAAGACAAACCGAAACAGTATTCTTTTGAGCATCTTCTTGACCAAGGGATTCTTGAGTTGATcgggattgaagaagaagaagactgtaaTACAGCATGGGGAATCAAACAGCTTCTGAAGGAACCAAATAATTACACGCATTGCGAATTAGACTTGTCATTCCTGTTGGGTGTGAGCTGTGCAATTGTCCCATTTGCAAACCACGATCATGGGAGAAGAGTTCTCTACCAGTCCCAGAAGCATTGCCAACAAGCCATTGGTTTCTCATCAACGAACCCTAACACCCGCTGCGATACACTGTCCCAGCAGCTGTTCTATCCCCAGAAGCCACTTTTCAAGACATTGGCGTCGGAGTGTCTTAAAAAAGAAGTGCTGTTTAATGGCCAGAACGCAATTGTTGCTGTGAATGTTCATCTCGGGTACAACCAAGAGGATTCCATTGTGATGAACAAGGCTTCACTGGAACGTGGTATGTTCCGTTCAGAGCAGATTAGAAGCTACAAATCAGAGGTTGATAGCAAAGACtcggagaagaggaagaagatggatgagGTTGTTCAGTTTGGAAAGACACACAGCAAAATCGGCAAAGTAGACAGCCTTGATGATGACGGGTTTCCTATCATTGGTGCTAACATGAGCACTGGCGATATTGTCATTGGCAGATGCACCGAGTCTGGGGCTGATCACAGTATAAAGCTCAAGCACACTGAGAGAGGAATTGTGCAAAAAGTGGTATTGTCATCTAATGATGAGGGGAAGAATTTTGCTTCGGTTTCTCTGAGACAGGTAAGTTCCAGATCATATTGAATCGAGGTGTCTTTTAAAGAATGTGTTCCTATGATGAATCTAATGTTCCATTTTGATTGCAGGTTCGTTCTCCATGCCTTGGAGATAAGTTTTCTAGTATGCATGGGCAGAAAGGTGTTTTAGGCTATGTAGAGGAACAGGAGAATTTTCCTTTCACGATCCAAGGCATAGTTCCTGATATTGTGATAAACCCGCACGCTTTCCCTTCTAGGCAAACACCGGGTCAACTCTTGGAGGCTGCGCTCTCCAAAGGAATCGCTAGTCCTATACAAAAGGAGGGTAGCTCTGCTGCATACACCAAATTGACACGTCATGCTACTCCTTTCTCCACTCCGAGTGTCAGTGAAATCACTGAGCAGCTTCACAGGTACTTGGTTTTAACTCGTTAAGCATGTTTCCTAGGGAGTACAAATGAATGATATCATTACGGGTAGGAActatatattgataatattaCCTGGTTGAAGATGTTATAGAGGATTGATGCTGTGGCCTTGTGATTATGCATAAACTCATTGAACCTTTCTTAGATTATTGTTGATTCTTGAGTCGTAATTGATGGCCAatggtaaatatattttgtggtTAGGGCTGGCTTTTCAAGATGGGGAAACGAAAGGGTATACAACGGTAGAACTGGTGAGATGATGCGTTCTCTGATATTCATGGGCCCAACGTTCTACCAGCGACTTGTCCACATGTCAGAGGACAAAGTAAAGTTCAGGAACACCGGACCAGTCCACCCGCTCACACGGCAACCAGTGGCAGATAGGAAGAGGTTCGGCGGAATAAAGTTTGGAGAAATGGAGCGAGACTGCCTAATAGCTCATGGTGCTTCCGCGAATTTGCATGAGCGTCTCTTCACTCTGAGTGACTCTTCTCAGATGCACATCTGCAGAAAATGCAAGACCTATGCGAACGTGATCGAGAGGACTCCAAGCAGTGGAAGAAAGATCAGAGGGCCTTACTGCAGAGTGTGCGAATCCCCAGACCATGTGGTTAGGGTGTATGTGCCTTATGGAGCTAAGCTTCTGTGTCAGGAGCTGTTCAGCATGGGGATCACTCTCAACTTCGACACCAAGCTCTGCTAGCTGATTCCCTtgtctttattatttattgtctatatataatatttaacgGTATAATAATGGCTTAGTGCCTTAAGACTCTCTCCCATGCTATTGTGTAGTTTGAACCACTGCACTGAACTAACCCGTAGTGGTTGCAGTTGCTTTTGTGAGATTTGACTCTTAACCGCTAATGATTATCGTATCTTAATAAATTGGTTTATATAATCCGATTGATTTTGTTAACAGCCGACAGTTTCCCTCCAAATGTGATATGTGGATGCGAATCAAATTTTGGATGACATTGACACGTTAGAGGTAGTTGCTTGAAGTAGGGAACCTCTTCAGTAGTAATCTCTCTATGGGGGTATAACTTAATTTTAAGGCGGGCATAGTTGTCCACGACGTGGAGGTTTAACGCTTCTGTATCTGTAGAGAGTTCGACTTCCACATTTGTAATCTGTGAGTTTGAGATTGTTGATTCATTCTTGTAACATctcaaagtttttcttttgttctacCGTCAAAAAATGTAATGACTGGGTTAATTGATTTATTTGGTTGAGTCTTAACCGGGAATGAAATCCCGGTTTTTATctaatctaaaccaaaccgtGTTTactacagtatatattttgagtCGTGATCGAGGACTGGTTAAAGTGGGGACTGTGGGAGAATGGAATCAAAATCAGAGCAAAACGAGTGGAGCTCAGGCGTATGGGCTCACTTAACCGACGTCCGGCGACGATCGCCGCTGGTTCAGTGCATCACCAACTTCGTCTCCATGGATCTCGTAGCCAACACGCTTTTATCCGCCGGTGCGTCTCCGGCGATGGTCCATTCAGTCGTCGAGATTCCTGATTTCACACCTCATATTCACGCGCTTTGTATCAACGTCGGAACACTTACACCTGAATGGCTTCCCTCCATGAAAGCTGCCGCCGAAGTCGCTTCTCAGCTTGGAAAGCCTTGGGTTTTCGATCCCGCCGCCGTGAGTTGCTCCGGGTTCCGATTAAAGTCGTGTTTGGAGCTCATCGGGTTAAAACCTACTGTAATCAAAGGAAACGGTTCTGAGATTATTGCTCTATCCTCCGCTTCACCGGGTCAGACTAAGGTATATGATATATAGAGATTGAGAGGTTTTAGTGTCGGTGGCTGAAGAAATTGAATTGACTTGTAGTAGTTAGTGAACTCTGAGTGTTCAATTCAATTTGGAAGTTTTAGTGAAAGTTGTTTGCTAATGTGTATGAGTTGTTTGTGTTTTATCTTAGGGTGCTGATAGCTCTCATGAATCTACAGACGCTATAGAAGCTGCTAAGTCATTAGCTCTGTCGAGTGGTGCTGTTGTTGCAGTGTCTGGAGCTGTTGATATCGTTACAGATGGGAACGAGGTTATTGGTGTTCACAATGGGACGAAGATGATGCAAAAGATCACTGCAACTGGTTGTTCACTAGCTGGTCTTATTGCTGCATTTCTTGCTATCGATTCATCACGGCCGTTGGAAGCTACAGTTTCCGCTATGTCTGTCTTTGGTATCGCAGGTGAGTTGGGTGAAGCTATGGCGAATGGTCCAGCTTCTTTGAGAATGCATTTGATAGACTCTCTGTATGGGTTGGATGAAACCACAGTACTTAGCCGTGTGAATATCACAAGGTTGGGTTGATGTacatgaatcttcttcttggaATAAAGTTTCTGAAGATATCACAAAGCCATAGGAGTTTTGTTTATCCTCGGATTAGAGTAATAATTGGGGTTGCACTGTCAGAACCTTGAGTAGATTGTGTAAGCAGTATAGATTCTGCTGTTTCAGAATTCTTGTAGTTACAATCCTAGGCTTTAGAGCAATGTTCATAATACACTATcacaatattagaaatttcaGGGCTTTCTGTGATTTGCTTTCAATCAATAACTGTTACATTCAACAAACAAAGAACATTCACACAACACACATCATgcacaaattttaaaatcttttggtAAGGCTCCGTTTGTGTTTTCTTAGTACTTCAGATGGACAATGATCCTCAGCAAAGACTCTGCTCCATCCACTTCATGCTGACCTGATGGAATCAATGGCCTGACCTCTGCAAACCCACAAGCGTTCTTGAACCTACCTGTTCCTCCTGTCACTGACAGATGCGACATGGCACTTCCGATCCTATAAATTCCGTAGAAGTTGAGGTTGTCGTTGTACTCTCCACCTTCAAGCATAGCTGTGAAAGCCATCATCTGAGTGCTCCCGTCTGCAGAACTTGCAACATAAACTCCTTGAGCCTTACCAAGCGGCTGCGAACCCAAGTCGGGACCAGATGTGAGTATGTCATCGATCACAGTAATGGTGCCAAACCCAAGACTCAGACCATCAGGACCCAACTGAGTCTGAATTCCATTAAGGTTCTGACCAGAGTATGCTGTACCAGACAGGCCGGTCCCAAGAGGTACACCGTTGATGCCATTAACCGTTGGGAGTGCGCCATTTGCATTGGGTATGGCTATACCGTTTTCAGGAGGAGTGAAACCAATCTGCTTAGCAAACGGAACCTGGCCGTTGTAAATGTTCCCGAGCAAACCAGTGATGGGTCTTGCAGTGGGGCTGCTTCCTCCAAGTAAATCATGCATGTAGAGTTCGAAAATGGGGTCTTCAGGTGCAGGATCAAGAGCTGCTGCAAACACAGCAACTGTGCACAAGATTGTTGTTAAAAGCAAGATTGGTGATTGCTTGATCATCATGGAGAATGTTTTGCTTAGATGTCTCTCTGTTTCGTGTTTGAGATTTTGAGCTGATTGAGATTGTTTGTTGAATATGTGAGATTTGTGCAATGGGTGTTTAAATAGAGAAGTGGTGATTGTGTAGTTGTTGCGATTTATGATTTTGTGTAGTTGTTGAAATGTGTTCTTTATAGCTGTGTTGTTATCTCGAGTGTaatccaaaatataataacgTCAGAGAATGATAGAAAACTCATATTAGCGTCTATAATTTAGTGGTTACCAAAACATTTTTCAATATAAATTATACCAGTTGTAGCGTCTATAATTTGGTGGTTTAGGTTGAATAATTCTTAATTAGTttcaagaaaatgagaaaaaagaatattaacaGTACTAAAATGAATGGGAAAATGTTCTTAACattataataaatgaaaaaagtaATAATCGTTTAGTTTGTGCGCCAAATTAATCtgagaaaatgattaaaataaagagaagaaggaatttaaaaaagagagagctgcgaatatattattttgtttccatattgcgaaaccctaaatccccaAATGTCATTCGCCGAGGAATTTGAAGCAAGTAAGCAAAATCGTATCATCATCTTTCCTTTTGTCAACGATTCTTGAAATTGCTCGGCTTATTACGTTAAGCTAATTCGATTACCCAAAGTTGTTTTAGATTTGATTAAGCTTTCGTTGCAATATTTGGGGCATTTTCTCTATGAACGAAGAGAGTGATTCACTAATTCTCCTAGGATTGTTATGTTTATTACCAGTAACTTAGATTAATTCGTGTGTTTGTACCTTGTTCTTGTACTAATTTCACTTAGACTAAGCAAAAATGCTTGAAATGTAATTATTTATAATCAGAACATGTAAGAGTTCTGGAGTTCTGTAGTAGGAAGCGTATTGAGCGTTGAAGTGAAATTTAGATTAGAACCAGTTGTTTGTTAATCAGCGTGATCAGAGTTTTTGTGCCAGTGTATTTTATAATATCATTGTGTGCATTGTGTTTTGGTTCTTTCTTGGTTTCCTCTTCCTTTGTGGATATCAGGCAATAATAGTGAAGCAACTCTTTCTTGATATCTCTCTCTGTTGCTTGCAGATCTTGTGTCGCTGGCCCATGTTTTGCAGAAGAAGTATTCACTCTTGCGTGATTTGGATAAAAGTTTGCAAGGTAACAACCAATCATATATTATTCCAAAATCGTATCTACTGCAGATTAAAGCATCACTGTTACGTAGCTACAGTGATTTGTAACTTATTCTTGACTAGTAATTCCTTGGAAAGGGTAGCGTAGAAATGATCTTTACTCATTTCACTAAACCTATTTCGTTGGAATTCATATGCTCTGAATAGTTTCTTGTTTTCGGATTGTGTTATGTTAGAGATGACTTGTGGATTGCTTTCATCTTTGTACAGCAGATATGATATTTTAAGTCATTTCACTTAACCCATTTCATTGGTATTCATGCTCTGCATAGTTTGTTGTTTTCGGATGAGTTATGTTAGAGATGACTTTTCATCTTTGTACAGCAGATATGATCTTTTAGTCATTTCACTAAACCCATTTCATTGGAATTCATGCTCTGCATAGTTTGTTGTTTTCGGATGAGTTAGAGATGAGTTGTTTGCTGTGTGTTTAGTATAAAAGTAAGACTTTGTAAAGCATCTTCATAGGATGTCTGTTTATTTGTTATGTGGACTGCCTTCATCTTTGTTTatgtcttttgtgtgtgtttaagcAGAGAATCAAAGACAAAATGAACAACGCTGtgagaaagaaatagaagataTAAGAAGGGGCAGAACTGGGAATATCACACCCAGTA
The Camelina sativa cultivar DH55 chromosome 15, Cs, whole genome shotgun sequence DNA segment above includes these coding regions:
- the LOC104746943 gene encoding DNA-directed RNA polymerases IV and V subunit 2 isoform X2, whose product is MDIDDEIEAAGEINLSELGESFLQSFCKKAATSFFENYGLISHQLNSYDFFIKHGLQNVFDSFGEMLVEPSFDISKKKADDWRYATVRFGLVTVEMPTFFSDEKELQFLPWHARLQNMTYSARIKVNVQVEVFTKSVVKSDKFKTGQDDYVEKKILDVKKQDILIGRIPVMVKSVLCNTSVQGKENCNKGDCAFDQGGYFVIKGAEKVFIAQEQMCTKRLWISNSPWTVSFRSETKRNRFIVRLAENLKSEDYKRREKVLTVYFLSTEIPVWLMFFALGVSSDKEAMDLIAFDGDDANITNSLIASIHEADAICEAFRCGNNALAYVEQQIKSTKFPPLESVDDCLRLYLFPGLQGLKKKARFLGYMVKCLLSAYAGKRNCENRDSFRNKRIELAGELLEREIRVHLAHARRTMTKNMQKHLAGDGDLKPIEHYLDASIITNGLTRAFSTGAWSHPFRKMERVSGVVANLGRANPLQTLIDLRRTRQQVLYTGKVGDARYPHPSHWGRVCFLSTPDGENCGLVKNMSLLGLVSTQTLEPVVEKLFDCGMEELMDDTSTPLCGKHKVLFNGDWIGLCSDSEYFVAELKSRRRRSELPREMEIKRDKDDNEVRIFTDAGRLLRPLLVVENLHKLKQDKPKQYSFEHLLDQGILELIGIEEEEDCNTAWGIKQLLKEPNNYTHCELDLSFLLGVSCAIVPFANHDHGRRVLYQSQKHCQQAIGFSSTNPNTRCDTLSQQLFYPQKPLFKTLASECLKKEVLFNGQNAIVAVNVHLGYNQEDSIVMNKASLERGMFRSEQIRSYKSEVDSKDSEKRKKMDEVVQFGKTHSKIGKVDSLDDDGFPIIGANMSTGDIVIGRCTESGADHSIKLKHTERGIVQKVVLSSNDEGKNFASVSLRQVRSPCLGDKFSSMHGQKGVLGYVEEQENFPFTIQGIVPDIVINPHAFPSRQTPGQLLEAALSKGIASPIQKEGSSAAYTKLTRHATPFSTPSVSEITEQLHRAGFSRWGNERVYNGRTGEMMRSLIFMGPTFYQRLVHMSEDKVKFRNTGPVHPLTRQPVADRKRFGGIKFGEMERDCLIAHGASANLHERLFTLSDSSQMHICRKCKTYANVIERTPSSGRKIRGPYCRVCESPDHVVRVYVPYGAKLLCQELFSMGITLNFDTKLC